One region of Geothermobacter hydrogeniphilus genomic DNA includes:
- a CDS encoding type II toxin-antitoxin system HipA family toxin translates to MSTVAEVRLWGRTIGAVAVNEGSQVAAFEYDPAFIRSGIEVSPLTMPLSRRVYSFPGLGREAFRGLPGLLADSLPDRFGNALIDAWLATQGRSPESFNAVERLCYIGMRGMGALEYAPAIGPKARKAVRIEIDRLVELASEVLTRRNALHASFAGVDRRAKALRDILRVGTSAGGARAKAVIAWNPATNEVRSGQVKADPGFEHWLLKFDGVTGNRDRELEDPKGYGVIEYAYYRMATDAGIAMSECRLLEENGRRHFMTRRFDRPGGGGKLHMQSLGALAHFDYNLAGAYGYEQALQVIRRLDLSMDAVEEMFRRMVFNILARNQDDHVKNIAFLMDRSGNWSLAPAFDLTYSFQPTGKWTSSHQMTLNGKRDGFTLDDFRACAGAAAMKRGRAESIIGQVRNVVSRWTDYAEEAGVESGWRDRIARGLRV, encoded by the coding sequence ATGAGTACCGTTGCCGAGGTCAGGTTGTGGGGGAGGACGATCGGTGCCGTTGCCGTCAACGAGGGCTCTCAGGTCGCGGCGTTTGAATACGATCCTGCCTTCATCCGCAGCGGCATCGAGGTCTCGCCACTTACCATGCCCCTGTCCCGGCGTGTCTATTCCTTCCCCGGTCTCGGCCGGGAAGCCTTTCGCGGACTGCCGGGCCTGCTGGCCGATTCGCTGCCCGACCGGTTCGGGAATGCCCTGATCGATGCCTGGCTGGCGACGCAGGGCCGTTCCCCGGAGAGTTTCAACGCCGTCGAACGCCTGTGCTATATCGGCATGCGCGGCATGGGGGCACTTGAGTATGCTCCGGCCATCGGGCCGAAGGCCCGGAAAGCGGTCCGCATCGAGATCGACCGGCTGGTTGAACTGGCCTCCGAGGTGCTGACCCGGCGCAACGCCCTGCACGCCTCTTTTGCCGGCGTCGACCGGCGGGCGAAGGCCCTGCGTGACATCCTGCGGGTTGGAACCTCGGCCGGCGGCGCTCGGGCCAAGGCGGTCATCGCCTGGAACCCGGCAACCAACGAGGTTCGTTCCGGCCAGGTGAAGGCTGATCCCGGATTCGAGCACTGGCTGCTCAAGTTTGACGGGGTGACGGGAAACCGGGACCGGGAACTGGAGGATCCGAAGGGTTACGGGGTCATCGAGTATGCCTACTACCGGATGGCGACAGATGCCGGGATCGCCATGAGCGAATGCCGGTTGCTTGAGGAGAACGGCCGTCGGCATTTCATGACCCGCCGTTTTGATCGGCCCGGAGGCGGAGGGAAACTCCATATGCAGTCGCTTGGCGCCCTGGCGCACTTCGATTACAACCTGGCCGGAGCCTATGGTTATGAACAGGCGTTGCAGGTGATTCGTCGGCTGGATCTGTCGATGGACGCTGTCGAGGAGATGTTCAGGCGAATGGTTTTCAATATCCTCGCCCGCAACCAGGATGATCATGTGAAAAATATCGCCTTCTTGATGGATCGAAGCGGCAACTGGTCGCTGGCTCCGGCGTTTGACCTGACCTACAGCTTTCAGCCGACCGGCAAGTGGACATCCAGTCACCAGATGACTCTCAATGGCAAACGGGACGGTTTTACCCTTGACGATTTTCGGGCCTGCGCCGGGGCGGCGGCAATGAAACGCGGACGGGCGGAGAGCATCATCGGGCAGGTGCGCAACGTTGTGTCCCGCTGGACGGACTACGCCGAGGAGGCAGGGGTTGAGTCTGGATGGAGGGACAGGATCGCCAGGGGCCTGAGGGTCTAG